AACAAATTTAAATTAAATTTTTTTATTTTTGATTTGACATTTAATAGTTAGTCTTATAATATTTTTTTACTATTTTACAACTATATTTACTATTTTATCTGGAATAACTATTAATTTTACTAATGTTTTTCCTTCCATATGTTTTTTTACATTTTCTAATTCTAATGCCATTTTTTCAACGATATCTTTAGAAGTTCCTCTTTCTATTTCTAAAGTTCCTCTTACTTTACCATTTACTTGAATTGCCATTACAACATCTGAAGAAACTGTTAATTTCTCATCATATGAAGGCCATTTTTCATTAAATAAATATCCAGTATTTCCCATCTCTTCCCATAATTCATCACAGAAGTGTGGAGTAAATGGTGATAACATTATTAAAATATTTTTTATTACTTCAGCAAATATTTTCTTAGATTCAGATGTAGTTTTTCCACCTTCTAAAATATTTGTCTTATAATCTTGAGTTTCATTAATAAGTTCCATAGTTGCAGCTATTGAAGTATTAAAATGGTAATCATCTTCAATTGATTCTGTAACCTTTTTAATAGTTTGGTTAAGTTTTATTAATAATGACTTATCCTCTCTGCTTACTTTAGTTAAATCAATCTCTCCAAACTCTAAATTTTCTTTATGTTCCATTACAAGTCTCCAGATTTTGCTTAAGAATCTGTAAGCTCCTGCAAGTCCATTTTCATTCCACTCTAACTCTTTTTCTGGTGGAGCAGCAAACATTATAAATAATCTTGTTGTATCAGCTCCATATTTAGTTATCATCTCTTCTGGGTCTACACCATTATTTTTAGATTTAGACATTTTTTCAACTTTTATTGCTAATTCTTCTCCAGTAGCTTTTGAGAATGCCTTTTCTCCTTTAATATCAACTTCACTAGGGAATAAGAATTTATTTTCAGCTGCTGAATAGTATGATGGTCCTAATACCATTCCTTGAGTTAATAATCTCTTAAATGGTTCATTAGCAGTTACTAATCCTAAGTCTCTTAAGATTTTTTGGAAAAATCTAGCATATAATAGGTGCATTACTGCATGCTCTATTCCACCTATATATTGATCAACGCTCATCCATGAATCTACAATCTCTTTATCAAATGGAAGTTTATCATTTTTAGGATCGCAATATCTTAAGAAATACCATGAAGAGTCTACGAATGTATCCATAGTATCTGTATCTCTTCTTGCTGGTCCACCACATATAGGACAAACTGCATGTTTGAAACTTTCTGAAGTTTCTAATGGATTTCCTATTCCATTAAACGATACATCTTCTGGAAGTTTTACTGGTAAATTTTCATCTTTTTCCATAACTGTTCCACATTTTTCACAGTATAGTGCTGGTATTGGTGTTCCCCAATATCTTTGTCTTGAAACTCCCCAATCTTTTAATCTATATTTTACAGTTCTTTTTCCATAATTATTTTTTTCTACAAATTCAGCTATTTTAGTTAAAGCTTCTTTTGATGACATTCCATTAAATTCTCCAGAATTTGTCATAACTCCAACTTCTGTAAAAGCCTCTGTCATCTCTTCAGCTTTTAATTCAATAACTTCTTTTGTTTCTTTATTTACAGGATTGATTACAACATTTAATGGAAGATTATATTTTTTAGCAAAAGCAAAGTCTCTTTCATCATGACAAGGTACAGCCATTACAGCTCCTGTTCCATAGTTCATTAAAACATAATCTGCTACCCATAATTGTACTTTTTCTTTTGTTACTGGATTGATTACATGCCAACCTGTAAATACTCCATTTTTTTCTCTTCCTTCTGCTGATCTTTCTATTAAATCAGTATTTTTCATTGCATCTACTTTAGCTTTTATTTCTGGATTTACCTTTATAATCTCTTCTACAATTGGATGCTCTGGAGCAACTACACAATATGATACTCCATATATTGTATCTATTCTTGTTGTAAACATTGGTAATTCTTTACCTGTTTCAGCAACTGTAAATACTATCTCTGTTCCATATGATTTTCCTATCCAGTTTTTTTGCATTGTTAAAACTTTTTCAGGCCAACCATCTTTTAATTCTTTGTGTCCCTCTAATAATTCATCTGCATAATCAGTTATTTTAAAGAACCATTGTTCTAACTCTTTTTGAATAACTGAAGTTTTACTATGTCTCCAACATTTTCCATCTTCAACTTGCTCATTAGCTAATACGGTATTACAATCTGGACACCAGTTTACTAAAGATTTTTTCTTATAGATTAATCCCTTTTCATAAAGTCTTTTAAACATCCATTGGTTCCATTTATAGTATTCTGGTGTATAAGAAGCTATCTCTCTATCCCAATCATAAGAGAATCCTAATAACTTAAGTTGTCTTCTCATATTTTCAATATTAGATTTTGTCCATACTGCTGGATGAGCTCCATTTTGTATAGCTGCATTTTCTGCTGGAAGTCCAAAAGAATCCCAACCCATAGGATTTAAAACATTATAACCTTTCATTCTCTTATATCTAGCTATAACATCTCCTATTGTATAGTTTCTTGCATGCCCTACATGTAATTTTCCAGATGGATATGGTAACATTACTAATACATAATAATTTTCTTTCCCTTCAACTTTATTATCTGTTTTAAAAATGTGTCCATTTTCCCATTTTTTTTGCCACTTGGCTTCTACTTCTTTAAAATTATACTCTCTCAAGAATATCACCTCATAAATAATTCTTCCATATTCAATATATCATATATTATATAAGTTTAACAATACTTTATTTTATTTTAATAAGTACTTAACCACAATTCACTTTTTCTTTTTATTCTTTGGAAACTATTATCTATAACTTTAGGAGTTTTTTCTAATTCAGCTGCAATTTCCTTATAAGAAAATCCCTTTATCATGTAATTGAATACCTTTCTTTCAAAAGGACTAAAATTATGTTCCACAAAATCTTGAAACTCCATAATTTTCTCCTTTGAAAGAAATATAGCTTCTGGATTATATCTAACATTTGAATATAACTCTTTTGGATAATCCTCATGCCCATCTTCTGTTTCTAAATTATTTCCACTAGCTTCATTTAAAACACTATTTTTTTGTGCTGTCGAGCTTCTAACAGCTGTTAATATCTGTCTTCTTATACATAAAGTAGCAAAAGTCTTAAAAGATGCCTTTCCTTTACTATATCCTTTAATTGCTTTTAATAAACCTATTGTTCCCTCTTGAAGTAAATCATCTTGCTCTGCACCAACTAAAAAATAATTTCTTACGTTTAAAAAGATAAGTTTCTTATATTCCTTTAAAATTAAGTCTAATGCTTCTTGATTCCCCTCTTGTGCTTTTTGGATTATATCATCTGTTATAATATCTTCATTCATCAAAATTCTTTCCTTCCTAAATTAAAAAGATTTTACAATTTCAGAAAGAATTATTCCTCCTGCAACTGATACATTTAAAGAATTTATCTTTCCATACATAGGTATTTTTATCAGAACATCACAACTTTCTTTTACTTTTTTTCTTATTCCGTTTCCTTCACTTCCAAGAACTAAGGCTGTTCTACTTGGATATTTTTCTTGAGAGTAATCTTTACTTCCCTCTCCCTCTGCTCCATATACCCAATAATCTAATTTTTTTAATTTACTAATAGCATCTGATATATTTGTTACTTTTACTATATCTACATACTCTATTGCTCCAGTAGAAGTTTTAACAACTGTTTCATTTATTCTTACTGCATTTCTCTCTGGAATTATAATTCCTTTTACTCCAAAAACTTCAGCACTTCTTATTAAAGCCCCAAAATTTCTTGGATCTTGTATCTCATCTAAAATAAGTACAATAGATTTTTCCATGGGAGCAATTTTTTCTAAAAACTCTCCAAAATCAACATAGTAGTCATAATCACTTACATGAACTACAACTCCTTGTGAATTTTCTCTCTTCTTATCTGTATAAAATATCTTAATATTTCTTTCTGAAGCTAATCTTTTTATCTTATTTATCTTGTCATCTTTAGCTCCTTTAAAAATCTCTAATTTCTCTATTGTTTTCTCTTTATTTTGTAATACTTCCATTACAGGATTTATACCTATTATTTTCTCCATTATACCTCCATTATACCTCTGTTTTTATTCTCTCTATATTTGCACCAATATTTTTTAACTTTAATTCTAAATTCTCATACCCTCTATCCACATGATAAATTCTATTTACTATACTTTCTCCTTCAGCTTTTAATGCTGCAAGAATTAACGATGCCCCTGCTCTTAAATCACTTGCCATAACTTCAGCAGATGAAAAATTTTCTATTCCCTTTATAGTTGCAATATTCCCATTTATATCTATTTTTGCTCCCATTCTATTAAGTTCTGGAACATGCATAAATCTATTTTCAAATATAGTCTCTTTTATCTCACTACTTCCCTTAGCTAAACACATAAGAGTCATTATAGGAGATTGTAAATCTGTAGGAAATCCTGGATGAGGCATTGTAGTTATTTTTGTTCCTTGAATATCTGAAAGTTTTGAAACAACAGTTAAAACTTCATCTTCAATTTCATATTTTACTCCCATCTCTTCTAATTTCATTAGAAAAGCTTCTAAATGTTCTCTTCTTACTCCCTTTACTTTTATTTTTCCATCAAAAATTATTGAAGCAATTATAAATGTTCCTGCAACTATTCTATCTGGAATAATAGTATGTTCACATGGATATAATTTTTCAACACCTTCTATTGTAAGTGTTCCACTTCCTATTCCACTAATTTTAGCTCCCATACTATTTAAAAAGTCACAAAGATCTATTATTTCAGGTTCTCTAGCTGCATTTTCTAAAATAGTTGTTCCCGTAGCTTTTACTGCTGCCATTATAATATTTTCTGTAGCTCCTACACTTGGAAAGTCTAGAATTATCTTTCCTCCTATTAATTCATGAGCTTCAGCTTCTACATATCCATGGTCTATATTTATTTTAGTCCCTAAAGCTTCAAATCCTTTTAAATGTAGATCTACTGGTCTAGCTCCAATAGCACATCCCCCTGGAAGAGAAACTTTTGCCTTTTTACAATG
Above is a window of uncultured Fusobacterium sp. DNA encoding:
- a CDS encoding sigma-70 family RNA polymerase sigma factor; translation: MNEDIITDDIIQKAQEGNQEALDLILKEYKKLIFLNVRNYFLVGAEQDDLLQEGTIGLLKAIKGYSKGKASFKTFATLCIRRQILTAVRSSTAQKNSVLNEASGNNLETEDGHEDYPKELYSNVRYNPEAIFLSKEKIMEFQDFVEHNFSPFERKVFNYMIKGFSYKEIAAELEKTPKVIDNSFQRIKRKSELWLSTY
- the leuS gene encoding leucine--tRNA ligase → MREYNFKEVEAKWQKKWENGHIFKTDNKVEGKENYYVLVMLPYPSGKLHVGHARNYTIGDVIARYKRMKGYNVLNPMGWDSFGLPAENAAIQNGAHPAVWTKSNIENMRRQLKLLGFSYDWDREIASYTPEYYKWNQWMFKRLYEKGLIYKKKSLVNWCPDCNTVLANEQVEDGKCWRHSKTSVIQKELEQWFFKITDYADELLEGHKELKDGWPEKVLTMQKNWIGKSYGTEIVFTVAETGKELPMFTTRIDTIYGVSYCVVAPEHPIVEEIIKVNPEIKAKVDAMKNTDLIERSAEGREKNGVFTGWHVINPVTKEKVQLWVADYVLMNYGTGAVMAVPCHDERDFAFAKKYNLPLNVVINPVNKETKEVIELKAEEMTEAFTEVGVMTNSGEFNGMSSKEALTKIAEFVEKNNYGKRTVKYRLKDWGVSRQRYWGTPIPALYCEKCGTVMEKDENLPVKLPEDVSFNGIGNPLETSESFKHAVCPICGGPARRDTDTMDTFVDSSWYFLRYCDPKNDKLPFDKEIVDSWMSVDQYIGGIEHAVMHLLYARFFQKILRDLGLVTANEPFKRLLTQGMVLGPSYYSAAENKFLFPSEVDIKGEKAFSKATGEELAIKVEKMSKSKNNGVDPEEMITKYGADTTRLFIMFAAPPEKELEWNENGLAGAYRFLSKIWRLVMEHKENLEFGEIDLTKVSREDKSLLIKLNQTIKKVTESIEDDYHFNTSIAATMELINETQDYKTNILEGGKTTSESKKIFAEVIKNILIMLSPFTPHFCDELWEEMGNTGYLFNEKWPSYDEKLTVSSDVVMAIQVNGKVRGTLEIERGTSKDIVEKMALELENVKKHMEGKTLVKLIVIPDKIVNIVVK
- the rlmB gene encoding 23S rRNA (guanosine(2251)-2'-O)-methyltransferase RlmB; translation: MEKIIGINPVMEVLQNKEKTIEKLEIFKGAKDDKINKIKRLASERNIKIFYTDKKRENSQGVVVHVSDYDYYVDFGEFLEKIAPMEKSIVLILDEIQDPRNFGALIRSAEVFGVKGIIIPERNAVRINETVVKTSTGAIEYVDIVKVTNISDAISKLKKLDYWVYGAEGEGSKDYSQEKYPSRTALVLGSEGNGIRKKVKESCDVLIKIPMYGKINSLNVSVAGGIILSEIVKSF
- the murA gene encoding UDP-N-acetylglucosamine 1-carboxyvinyltransferase yields the protein MVEAFKVTGGKEIEGVLEVEGSKNAALPIMIATLIEKGTYILKNVPNLMDIRTLVKLLESLGLIIEKLDNNTYKIVNNGLSNLVASYELVKKMRASFLVMGPMLAHCKKAKVSLPGGCAIGARPVDLHLKGFEALGTKINIDHGYVEAEAHELIGGKIILDFPSVGATENIIMAAVKATGTTILENAAREPEIIDLCDFLNSMGAKISGIGSGTLTIEGVEKLYPCEHTIIPDRIVAGTFIIASIIFDGKIKVKGVRREHLEAFLMKLEEMGVKYEIEDEVLTVVSKLSDIQGTKITTMPHPGFPTDLQSPIMTLMCLAKGSSEIKETIFENRFMHVPELNRMGAKIDINGNIATIKGIENFSSAEVMASDLRAGASLILAALKAEGESIVNRIYHVDRGYENLELKLKNIGANIERIKTEV